Sequence from the Seriola aureovittata isolate HTS-2021-v1 ecotype China chromosome 6, ASM2101889v1, whole genome shotgun sequence genome:
TTAAAATCTCAATTTTGAGTCAAACAGTAAGTTATAAAAGCGGTTCTGACAGAGGAAGTTTAATCTCGCATCAGGATGTGcagaataaaaattaaaagctgAGGGGTGGTTGGATATTAATGTGATTCCAGTTGCTACCATTGCAGTTTCTCTTGTTTGAGGACATTTCTAGAATAGAAACTAGTGTCTTTAAACAAGACAGAATAAGACTGATGTCTTTAAAACTATCAAGAATACGAATCTAAAGAAATAGATTCTGAAATGATTTTAACCCAGAAgcagattttttgttttgtttaaggAAAACAAGAATTTATGCTACAACAGTCAGTAGTGTACTGAGCAGTGTAGGTACAGTATGTACTCTTTGTAATAATCCACAGAGAAAATGCCACACTTAACAATACTATACCAGTCTGTCCACTAGGTGACACCGTTTACCCAAAACACCAATTACTTCAGGTTTAAGCCCATTGCATCCTCCTCCAAAAGTAAAAACTGCCCGAACATAATGATGGCGAATGCAGAGACAGTCTCCAACCACATAAGATATAAGAAAACATTTGATAGTCACAGAGGGTGAAGAAATAAACTTTCCTATACTCAAACACAGGTAGGTTAAGTGTTGTGACGCAAGTGGATGAAGGCTTTCAGTAAATCTGAGTCAGTGATGACTGAAACACTTGTATCTTGcatctttattatttacattaaattattttaatcaatagATTCTAAAGCTTTGACATTTGCAAATCAAAATCAtactttgttttctcctctgataTAGCAAAGTTTTTTGTGCAATTGTTGTGTGTCAAGATGCACATATTACAGATCTCCAGCTGAAGCATAAATGGAAGGAGAATTCACTGGGATATAAGTTTGACTCTCAACTAGGATCCAATTAGCTAAGCAGCTATTAAAgccctgtttttttgtttttttaattgacgTCTAATTTGATTGCCTGAGGCCTCTAACAGGATCAACCTCCACATTTAGTCGCACAActttaaaacagatttaaatCTGAGTCGGAGACTGATACAGTCCTAGCCATCCTGTCCTCCTGTGTAGTTCAACAGTCAATATACCAGTCCACTACCTGTCTGAAAGCCTTGTAAATCAAGGGGTTTAAGGAGCAGATCAGCCCCCCACCACGCCACAGTTGGGCCCTCTCCCTGTTCAGGTCGCCCAGACAGGTCACCTGGTTCTCATAAGCCTGCGACACACACCATTTGGAGTGGTCGTGGTAGGACAGGAACAGGACTGATCCAGAAAGCCGAATCCTCTTGATGTTCATGGTGTGTTTGGGCAGGGAGCAGTTGGAGGGCAGCACGTGACCTTGTCTCTGCCATGTCTCCACCAGCAGGTCGGCATCCAGGACCTGAGCCACCCATCCTGTGTAGATATCTGAATGAACACCAGTGAGAGGGTCAAAAAAGAtggttataaataaaattttaaaaacatattttttatttgggAAAGTAAACTTGgttattaaaatgtgttacaaaaggtttaatgttttatataatgtgttttatattgtcTCAAATTCTCAAAAACTAAAGAGAATTAAGACATGATAAGCTCATGAAATCATTTGCATGTGCAGTCTTTTTcagatgtaaatattaaatgcaAGTGCAAACTTTTTGGATGATTGAACATTTAAATATCAGGTGCTCAGAGCTGCGATGTGTGGACACAACTGTCCATATGATAAGAAGTACAAGTAGACATTGCCTCACTGTAGGGGGCCACAACAGTGAGTACTTTTGAAAAGTTTGGGTGGGGTGTGTTCATGCACATCACTGTTCTGATATGATAGTGTGTCTACACCTGATAATGAGTGACTGTGGCAGACAAGTTAAATGTGCAAACAAGACTGTAGATAGATGCTTTTGCAAAGTTGTGCAGAGTTTACAGCTGTGGTTTCTTCTGTGGCATAAATGTTGAAGTGACAATGGTGGTCGTGTAACTTATAACTAATATAAATGACTGACAGTACATGAGGCATACTTTACCATCCACAAAGCGTTCAGATTTGGCAAAACTGACAAACTTCTCCCCGTGGACTGAGAAAAGCTGCTCCACCCCCTTATCAGAGCCCAGTGGTGGTTTGGAGCCCTCACATAACTGGGCAAGCTGTGGCAGGTCGGCCGAGAACGCAGCAGGTACAGAGCAGTTATAGAAACGAGGGTAAAGGTAAACCATCTGCTTTGCTGGAAAAGAATGGGAATGCAtcaaaaagaggaggaggaataagACATACTCTAtgttggaaaaaatgttttgttatttatttaaagggttaaatgcaaaaaaaaaattgagaccGACTGATATTCTCCTTTTGCTGTGCGTTTGACGGCTGTTACTCGGATTTCTCCAAATGTGAATATATGTCTTTAGAGAGCTTCAAGctattaaaatatttctttagtTGGTAAAACTCAAAAGCCTTTCgataatgtcaaaaacacaggCTATCACagtacaatacaaaacaaatggcGTCAGCTGTCAAAACTCTAAATGAGTAAAATCTTGTTACCAGTGCAAAATCACTGTTGACAACATTATTCAACAGCTTTGCTCatagtgtttctgtgtgtcttgtTATCTGACAGTGTCCTCTGGAAACATGGGAAAAATACTTTAAAGAACCCCACCAGACATGTTTtatgacaaatgaaaacactctactttgaataataatttgtgtcttttttcacaaaaacattacttttttttttaaatcctaaaattacatttactcctTCTCCCTTATTCAAAAAATCAGCCAtttataaatatgcaaatatttttcatttcaaatgtaattGTCTTAAAATCTCCTACTTCACTTTTATGTAACGTTAAAACATCATCGGACAAATCCttttcaggtgtgtgtacattatgagtcatgaatgtctgtatgtATATAAACTACTTATGAACTTACATAAACTCAAGTCACAATGttaatgttttcttgttttcagcAAACAGAGAATTTTGTAAGTTGAAGTCTGGGATGTGTACAGAGCAGGAATGGGTCAGGCCCTGTTGCGTCATGAGCGTTTACTCACCAATATGGAGAAATTGTTCGTACTGGTAggtcacacacagagcagtctGGCCATTGACTTTACCAGAGGAGGGGTAAAGGTAGCCTCTCTCAGGGAACGACGGGAAGTGGGGAATGGTGTGCGATAGCCAGAAACCTTGAGAGCGGTCAAAGAGCAGCACCCCTGCAGGATGCACACAAACAACTCTACACACAAAAGCACGTACAACAAACCCACACTTGCATGAAACCCATCAAAGTTGTGTCCAGAGTCAACAGCTGTTATCAAACAGATGCTCTTTGCCCATTACCTCCCCctgaaaaaatgtattgatctGTTCTTTTTTGCAAAATCATAGGACTAAAAAGCCTGAAAATTACCCAGGAGATACATCTGAAAGTaattaacacagacacaaaaatataGATAGGTCCCTGAATGCaccacactgaaaaaaatattttcacaatgATACCTTCAGGCGCCCTCTCTTCAAAAAGAGATATCAGAGGTGGACAATTTAAAATAGATTTGGAGGAAATTGCATAATTTTGaaatttgttcacatttttctcCAAATACTTAAAGTTTtcatacacactaacacatatGATGTAAAATAACAGCTATGTAAAAGATATAGGACTTCATACagtgtactgtatattctgttgtgttttacCGTAGGCTACATGTTGTGATATTTTCCAGTTATGAAGTTTAGGATCTTCAGGCTTTACCAGTGTTACCAGCCTTTTCATCCAGCCACAATCTGAATTCATCTTAATAAGATCAAAGCAAGATCCTCAAAATTTGTGAGCTGATCATTTTTTCAAAATCCACTGTACCTTTAGTGTGTCCGTATTCTTCCCTGTAATCCAGGATCGGTGGAGCATCATTGTAGAGTGCGTAGACTGAGCTGTTAGACTGAGGGAAAAACTTGTTTTATAGCCCACATATattatatgtacattttttgcaatgtgatttttctttaaaatttctGTTACTGTAATttcttaaagggatagtttgacattttgggaaaaattAATTTGCTTTATGCTGCTGAGTGCTAAATGACAGGATCAAAGTCTCTGTTCATCCagaagctggttagcttagcttaacacaaagactggacacaggaggaaacaactagcctggctctgtctgaaagTAGGAAAATCCTGGCAGCAGTCTTAGCTGTTAAAaaacaacttgtcatttttagaGAAGAAGGATTGTGTTATTATATTGTTGGGGATGCTTGTGTGCAACTTCAGTTCACTTCCCCATAGAAAACAAAGGAGTGTCCACTCAGCAAACTGGCACCAACATACAGCAGAGCTGTGTTAAATCTGATTAATGCCGCAAGGGTCTCTGTCATCCTCTATAGAGATCAGTGTATGAAATCCATAGGGACATAACCTCACCTTGTAGGCCTTTCCCATGTAAAGCTGGTTCAGTGTGTTCCCTATGGCTCCTTGACTGATGTTAACTGTGAATTTACTCATCTGCCAGTTCTCTACTGAAGGGTCCAGGTACATGTAGTCCACCCCACTGCCGACCTCACCGATCTTATACTTGGGCA
This genomic interval carries:
- the LOC130170874 gene encoding deoxyribonuclease-2-beta-like translates to MLCSPQLRGSFSMAAHLSLCLQIVVMFLCCTACSTGISCRNEAGEPVDWFIIYKLPKYKIGEVGSGVDYMYLDPSVENWQMSKFTVNISQGAIGNTLNQLYMGKAYKSNSSVYALYNDAPPILDYREEYGHTKGVLLFDRSQGFWLSHTIPHFPSFPERGYLYPSSGKVNGQTALCVTYQYEQFLHIAKQMVYLYPRFYNCSVPAAFSADLPQLAQLCEGSKPPLGSDKGVEQLFSVHGEKFVSFAKSERFVDDIYTGWVAQVLDADLLVETWQRQGHVLPSNCSLPKHTMNIKRIRLSGSVLFLSYHDHSKWCVSQAYENQVTCLGDLNRERAQLWRGGGLICSLNPLIYKAFRQVVDWYIDC